The proteins below are encoded in one region of Terriglobia bacterium:
- a CDS encoding lactonase family protein, with the protein MAVKNKEKSVVCSYRKRNFVLCLVMSVCWLGMPAIAQSSSTFGNQAVGTPSAPQMIPINNPSSLFSLSFKITLSTPDFRIGSGDTCPFFGSLGPNSSCNLNIVFAPTAIGSRTGTAMIEDLGCALGCVPQTVFLSGTGVTAPAPTPTPLPTPLPSAGTPSGNLTISFADPVGDNTGPIDITGLLMTFDNATGNYSITLSTTNANPFVGQFRVNVNLFNPDVPATESFFTATTRDFNLSSATTNLVLTGGNSNLLTWRAGNRVATSTEAGLGNPPGASFFRTSVSSFSLTFLTNEDAIAFGPAGVATIRGNEAFTSFTNRQAWLQAVSGQITSTIDFEGIAPVGSFTFFDTPSGLTLSGVNFAGQEPSNRLQFELIVVDPLFGPAFYDWSSGAILLGPPVPIGPSGEGGPNSHIHVTLPKGVTSFGTDIMSILQYASPFEVTVSTAGGSSRFQVASLTHPNRAFVGFVSAIPIDSVDFSALSGFPILDNFSFAPTPKESFAYETNFASSNLSAYAIDPLTGTLTVVPGSPFSAGSGAIAVAVDPSSRFAYVANWFGDSVSAYTINPATGALTPIPGSPFPAGLQPFALTVDPAGSFLYVVNASSNNISVYAIDGATGVLSPIPGSPFPVGTLPNSVKIDPSGKFLYVTNRNSNDVSAFVVNSLTGGLAPIAGSPFPTPVTPQAIVIDHKSAFAYIANCSDGITAYSINSVTGALTSIAGSPFPAGFCPWWITLDPSGQFAFVANAGGSVSAFRVDPASGSLTPAPGSPFPAGRFPASIAVDATGAVVLVSNNTDGNVGSYRINPANGALTLVGTFPAGAQPGSLALTGAIINGGGNVNTTPPTGQSCGATDVSSQVRVVRSGMNFLPFTTYEYSENITVSNSGPAIPGPLYLVLDGLPTSSKGLLGNQLVTHCGTTSPMGSYLIPLVFNLVGGELPQGGSAGVPLVFASQDPFGIAYTTRVLSGTPNQ; encoded by the coding sequence TTGGCTGTAAAGAATAAGGAGAAGTCTGTGGTGTGTAGCTATCGCAAGAGAAATTTTGTTTTGTGCTTGGTTATGTCAGTTTGCTGGTTGGGTATGCCTGCCATAGCCCAGTCTTCCTCGACCTTTGGTAATCAGGCTGTTGGGACACCGAGCGCGCCGCAGATGATTCCAATTAACAATCCAAGCAGTTTATTCTCCCTTAGCTTCAAAATAACGCTGAGTACCCCCGATTTTCGCATAGGATCTGGCGACACTTGCCCCTTCTTCGGGAGCCTTGGGCCAAACTCAAGCTGCAATCTGAATATTGTGTTTGCACCTACGGCAATTGGTTCAAGAACTGGCACGGCGATGATTGAAGATCTGGGCTGTGCGCTTGGCTGTGTACCGCAAACAGTCTTTCTGAGCGGCACTGGCGTAACAGCGCCTGCTCCAACGCCTACGCCCTTGCCGACACCACTGCCCTCCGCCGGAACGCCGTCGGGGAATCTAACGATTTCATTTGCTGATCCGGTCGGGGACAATACTGGCCCCATTGACATCACCGGTTTGCTGATGACTTTTGACAATGCGACAGGAAACTACAGCATCACGCTAAGCACTACAAATGCCAATCCGTTCGTGGGTCAATTTCGCGTAAATGTAAACCTTTTTAATCCGGATGTTCCGGCCACGGAATCTTTCTTTACAGCCACAACGCGGGACTTCAACTTGTCCTCAGCCACCACGAACCTCGTTTTGACAGGAGGGAATAGTAATCTTCTGACATGGCGCGCGGGAAACCGGGTCGCTACCAGCACCGAGGCCGGGTTGGGTAATCCTCCTGGGGCCTCTTTTTTTCGAACATCCGTGTCCAGTTTTTCTTTGACGTTCCTCACCAATGAGGATGCAATAGCTTTTGGCCCCGCTGGTGTGGCGACGATCCGGGGAAACGAGGCATTCACTTCATTCACGAACCGTCAAGCGTGGCTCCAAGCTGTTTCAGGACAGATAACTTCCACAATTGACTTTGAAGGAATAGCTCCTGTTGGTAGCTTCACTTTCTTTGACACACCTTCAGGGCTGACTTTATCGGGAGTTAACTTTGCAGGACAAGAACCCAGCAATAGGCTCCAGTTTGAACTTATTGTGGTCGATCCACTTTTTGGCCCTGCTTTTTACGATTGGAGCTCCGGTGCCATCCTGCTTGGGCCGCCGGTTCCGATCGGTCCATCCGGGGAAGGCGGGCCCAACAGCCATATCCACGTGACGCTTCCTAAAGGTGTTACCTCGTTCGGAACGGACATCATGAGTATTCTGCAGTATGCCTCGCCATTTGAGGTGACGGTATCCACGGCTGGGGGAAGTTCCAGATTTCAGGTCGCGTCTCTGACCCATCCTAACCGCGCGTTTGTTGGATTTGTTTCAGCAATTCCCATTGACTCTGTAGATTTCTCTGCCTTGAGCGGGTTTCCAATACTAGACAACTTCTCATTTGCACCGACGCCGAAGGAGAGCTTTGCTTATGAAACAAATTTTGCGTCAAGTAACCTGTCAGCATACGCCATCGATCCGCTTACTGGAACGTTAACCGTCGTGCCGGGTTCGCCTTTTAGCGCCGGCTCTGGGGCGATTGCTGTGGCAGTAGATCCCAGCAGCCGCTTTGCTTATGTCGCGAATTGGTTTGGAGACAGCGTTTCGGCATACACCATTAATCCTGCCACTGGTGCCCTGACGCCAATCCCGGGATCTCCTTTTCCGGCAGGTCTGCAACCCTTCGCGCTGACTGTAGATCCTGCAGGTAGTTTTTTGTATGTGGTTAACGCTAGCTCGAATAACATTTCTGTGTATGCGATTGACGGTGCAACAGGTGTTCTGTCGCCAATCCCCGGCTCTCCGTTTCCGGTAGGAACGTTGCCGAATTCAGTGAAAATAGATCCTTCTGGGAAGTTTCTTTACGTCACCAATCGGAATTCCAACGACGTGTCCGCTTTCGTAGTCAATTCTTTGACCGGAGGACTGGCGCCAATTGCCGGATCTCCGTTCCCAACTCCAGTAACCCCGCAAGCAATCGTCATCGACCACAAGAGCGCATTCGCCTATATAGCAAATTGCAGCGATGGTATTACGGCCTACAGCATCAATTCTGTGACGGGGGCATTAACCTCGATCGCCGGCTCACCTTTTCCAGCAGGCTTTTGTCCGTGGTGGATCACGCTGGATCCATCAGGTCAGTTCGCGTTTGTAGCGAACGCAGGAGGGAGCGTCTCTGCATTCAGAGTCGACCCGGCCAGCGGTAGCTTGACACCTGCTCCAGGCTCCCCTTTTCCAGCAGGCCGCTTCCCTGCTTCGATAGCGGTTGACGCGACTGGAGCTGTTGTATTGGTATCGAACAATACGGATGGCAACGTTGGGAGCTATCGCATTAATCCCGCCAACGGTGCATTGACATTGGTCGGCACGTTCCCTGCGGGAGCTCAGCCCGGATCCCTGGCACTTACTGGTGCGATTATCAACGGAGGTGGAAATGTAAATACAACACCACCAACAGGCCAGTCCTGCGGCGCAACAGACGTTTCAAGTCAGGTGCGTGTCGTGCGCTCAGGCATGAATTTTCTGCCGTTCACTACTTACGAATATTCGGAAAACATCACCGTCAGCAATTCTGGACCAGCCATACCTGGGCCGCTTTACTTGGTGCTTGACGGGCTTCCCACCAGTTCGAAGGGGCTGCTCGGGAACCAGCTTGTCACCCATTGTGGTACGACCTCTCCGATGGGAAGTTATCTCATTCCGCTCGTTTTCAACTTGGTAGGCGGCGAGTTGCCTCAGGGCGGCTCCGCCGGTGTGCCACTGGTCTTCGCATCGCAGGACCCATTTGGCATTGCCTATACGACACGAGTCTTAAGCGGAACCCCGAACCAGTAA
- a CDS encoding tetratricopeptide repeat protein, giving the protein MQGKPIYEFGRFRLDPAERRLLHQGQPVSLSPQLFSLLVVFVENSGKLISKEALRNKVWGNAYVSEDALKVIIGNLRKAIGENGERYIETVRGGGYRFMAPVTIIEEVKQDLIEADREPASFDSSNISATSANTAAASSTPAPKIRSLWVKTVGACMIAALVVASGLYWSRVREKDRLRVPTKDQLVEQQARPSVAVVGFRNLSAMPGKMWLSTAFSEMLSTELAAGKGSRVVPPDRVARAKRELTINDNENLSPETLERIHKNLSADFIVAGSYTVVGRGENSQIRLDVRVQNTRTGETVVWKSIVGKEKYLFGFVSEAGRVLRTSLGLTELPPEQANTIKTLFPSNPQAAEIYSEGLEKLRSSNFLEARNLFQRALALEPRHPLIHSALAAALSNLGYEVLARREGESAVSLASTLPLEQRLSVEGQYRQSTKEWDKAIDVYRTLFNYVPDRLEYGLQLANTQTSAGKGVDALITLDALRKNPVFQDDGRVDLAQASAKLALGDFKASDEASQRAIAKGNAAGARTLVAEAFSIKASADRYSRLNDAAISASEQAEHIYEQLGDRAGMARALVLRAGALRDNGPVATRKKMYEDAIAVFEQIGNKSDKARTLNALAGVYEDLGDMQTTIVMYEAALRLRNEIDDKAGTAVCLNNIGTVYGIQGDLQRAKQKYEEALASFKKLDHKQGIVLATGNIAGILERQGALTQSKEQNEQALALSRELDAKDNIASHLENIGNIQLAQGDVSGALTLLRQALAESKTGHNKLLQAGILNSLGKALAAQANFAEAEEAHAEAAALISQVGGKLSHAANQLGTAELMIVENHYDQAEIMAREVVKEFEKQRERDGLLEAREVLARSLLGTKQCTAASEEIGRALTLARQSQNPRLQASVAITESRIQGACDPGSSSKAKVRLLSAMRDSQARGFVALALESKLALVELEARTGFSNTSDSMVASLIQEASARGFALIVNHAKGLQPRPLSGSN; this is encoded by the coding sequence ATGCAAGGAAAGCCCATATACGAATTCGGACGGTTCCGTTTAGATCCCGCAGAACGTCGTCTCTTACACCAAGGACAGCCGGTTAGCCTGAGTCCTCAGCTTTTTAGTTTGCTGGTAGTGTTTGTCGAGAATTCCGGCAAGCTTATTTCTAAGGAAGCACTAAGAAATAAGGTTTGGGGAAATGCTTATGTGTCCGAAGACGCGCTTAAGGTGATCATCGGCAATCTCCGCAAGGCAATAGGTGAGAACGGTGAACGCTATATCGAAACCGTGCGTGGCGGAGGTTATCGGTTTATGGCGCCGGTCACAATAATCGAAGAAGTGAAGCAAGATCTTATCGAGGCGGATCGAGAGCCGGCCAGCTTTGACTCTTCCAACATTTCTGCCACTAGCGCAAACACAGCGGCTGCGTCTTCTACGCCTGCACCCAAGATCCGGTCTTTATGGGTAAAAACTGTCGGCGCATGCATGATCGCGGCCTTGGTAGTCGCAAGCGGGCTGTACTGGTCTAGAGTCCGCGAAAAAGATCGCCTGCGAGTTCCGACAAAGGATCAGCTTGTCGAGCAACAGGCACGTCCCTCCGTTGCTGTAGTTGGCTTTCGCAACTTATCGGCTATGCCAGGCAAAATGTGGCTCTCCACGGCTTTTTCCGAGATGCTGAGTACCGAGCTAGCCGCCGGTAAAGGGTCGCGGGTGGTGCCTCCAGACCGGGTGGCCAGGGCCAAGCGCGAACTCACCATAAATGACAATGAGAATCTAAGCCCTGAAACCCTAGAAAGAATCCATAAGAATCTGAGCGCCGATTTCATCGTGGCCGGTTCCTACACTGTGGTGGGAAGAGGCGAAAACAGCCAGATTCGGCTCGATGTTCGTGTCCAAAACACAAGGACTGGGGAAACTGTCGTCTGGAAAAGTATTGTAGGCAAGGAAAAGTACCTATTCGGTTTTGTCTCCGAGGCTGGCAGAGTGTTGCGCACCAGCCTCGGTCTGACCGAACTTCCACCAGAGCAGGCCAACACTATTAAGACCCTCTTTCCTTCCAACCCTCAAGCAGCGGAAATATATTCCGAAGGGCTGGAAAAACTCAGGTCATCCAACTTCCTGGAGGCCCGCAATCTGTTTCAACGCGCGCTGGCGCTGGAGCCACGGCATCCTTTGATTCACTCCGCTCTCGCGGCAGCATTGTCAAATCTGGGATATGAGGTTTTGGCCCGCCGTGAGGGAGAAAGTGCGGTGTCATTGGCAAGTACCCTTCCTCTGGAACAGCGGCTTTCCGTAGAAGGACAATACCGCCAGAGCACAAAAGAGTGGGACAAAGCGATTGACGTGTACAGAACACTTTTCAATTATGTTCCGGATCGCCTGGAATATGGACTCCAGCTTGCCAACACTCAGACCAGTGCTGGCAAGGGTGTCGACGCACTGATTACTTTGGATGCTTTGCGGAAAAATCCCGTATTCCAGGATGATGGTCGCGTGGACCTGGCCCAGGCGTCCGCTAAGCTGGCGCTCGGCGATTTCAAGGCATCTGACGAAGCGTCACAGCGCGCAATCGCGAAGGGCAATGCCGCGGGCGCGCGTACGCTAGTAGCCGAGGCGTTCTCTATCAAAGCAAGTGCTGACCGGTATTCTCGGCTGAATGACGCTGCCATTTCAGCCAGCGAGCAGGCTGAGCATATTTACGAGCAACTTGGAGACCGTGCGGGGATGGCGAGGGCTCTCGTCTTGCGGGCCGGGGCGCTCAGGGACAACGGCCCTGTTGCTACACGAAAAAAAATGTACGAAGACGCCATCGCTGTCTTCGAGCAGATTGGTAACAAGAGTGATAAGGCGCGAACGCTGAACGCCTTGGCCGGGGTGTATGAAGACCTGGGCGACATGCAAACTACGATAGTCATGTATGAGGCGGCGTTGCGGCTGCGCAATGAGATCGACGACAAAGCAGGAACCGCAGTCTGCCTGAATAACATTGGCACGGTTTACGGTATCCAAGGCGACCTGCAGCGTGCTAAACAAAAATATGAAGAAGCCCTGGCATCGTTCAAAAAGCTGGATCACAAGCAAGGCATTGTACTGGCCACAGGAAATATTGCCGGCATCCTTGAACGTCAGGGGGCACTTACGCAATCGAAAGAACAAAACGAGCAAGCGCTGGCCCTGTCCCGAGAGCTCGACGCCAAAGATAATATCGCGAGTCATCTGGAAAACATCGGCAACATCCAACTGGCTCAGGGCGACGTAAGTGGCGCGCTGACTTTGTTGCGCCAGGCCCTTGCTGAAAGTAAAACCGGACACAACAAGTTGCTTCAAGCAGGGATTCTGAACAGCCTGGGAAAAGCTTTAGCAGCACAGGCCAATTTTGCTGAAGCCGAAGAGGCACATGCAGAAGCGGCTGCGCTGATCAGCCAAGTGGGCGGAAAACTTTCTCATGCAGCAAACCAACTTGGAACAGCTGAGCTAATGATTGTGGAAAATCACTATGACCAGGCAGAGATAATGGCCCGAGAAGTTGTGAAGGAGTTTGAAAAGCAGCGCGAACGAGATGGGCTTCTCGAAGCCAGAGAAGTTCTTGCCCGCAGTCTACTCGGCACTAAGCAATGCACCGCTGCCAGCGAAGAGATTGGGCGCGCTCTGACATTGGCAAGACAGAGCCAGAACCCGAGACTTCAGGCTTCCGTTGCCATCACGGAGTCCCGCATTCAAGGCGCTTGTGATCCCGGCTCCTCCTCAAAAGCGAAGGTACGCCTGCTGAGTGCGATGCGCGATTCGCAAGCTCGTGGCTTTGTAGCGCTCGCCCTCGAGTCCAAGCTCGCCTTGGTAGAACTTGAAGCGAGGACGGGATTCTCTAATACCAGTGACAGCATGGTGGCAAGTCTTATTCAGGAGGCGAGCGCGAGAGGGTTCGCCCTCATCGTGAATCATGCGAAAGGACTTCAACCGCGACCTTTATCGGGGTCAAACTAA
- a CDS encoding undecaprenyl/decaprenyl-phosphate alpha-N-acetylglucosaminyl 1-phosphate transferase, translating into MLIYLALLIISAAMAAGLTKVVRDRANHMGLAFGPSSARHIHAAPIPRLGGVAIFFTFLIISFLYWLTTKLGFVHAPKGYSLLYILIPASGLFLVGLLDDLLGMSAKLKLAAQVVGGAVLYFSGFRLACLHSLGSNHYVGAAVCFALTVGFVVLVCNAINLIDGLDGLAAGAALFSMVTIFTFALVNGRHGSALAVTILAGANLGFLLFNFNPASIFLGDSGSLFIGFMLSGLVMSESGQQSNPWHSILVPIISLALPLTDLALTIVRRYLSGHSLFGADRGHIHHKLLELGLSQRQVIAILYGVSALFAVMSLTFIYPSRLVAVPVVAIMVLFLFFGIRRLNYQEFGELQRFALRLRQQKQVAASNIALHKAADRLEAANGTPAIVAVLENCLLSEFDSFKIILDPGYWLTLDDQPTRALERSWSLHGQQDKLVLMMDLVTSEYGKIGRLFLVHNSGKRLLVDSSLLQDEFRRALGYALEHCIIHTSADEAHSKSMAYHA; encoded by the coding sequence ATGTTGATTTATTTGGCATTGCTCATCATTTCAGCAGCCATGGCGGCAGGTCTGACGAAAGTGGTCAGGGATCGCGCTAACCACATGGGGCTGGCTTTTGGGCCGAGTTCAGCGCGTCACATTCACGCAGCTCCGATTCCTCGGCTGGGTGGTGTAGCAATCTTCTTTACCTTTCTAATCATTTCTTTTCTTTACTGGCTTACTACCAAGCTCGGCTTCGTCCATGCCCCTAAGGGCTATTCTCTCCTCTATATTCTGATCCCAGCGAGCGGACTCTTTCTGGTTGGATTGCTTGATGATCTGCTCGGTATGAGCGCGAAGTTGAAGCTGGCGGCTCAGGTGGTCGGAGGGGCTGTTCTCTACTTCAGCGGATTTCGTCTGGCCTGCCTGCACAGCCTGGGAAGCAATCACTATGTGGGCGCGGCAGTCTGCTTTGCCTTGACCGTAGGCTTTGTTGTACTGGTCTGCAATGCCATTAACTTGATTGACGGGCTGGATGGGTTGGCCGCTGGAGCGGCCTTGTTTTCCATGGTCACGATCTTTACCTTTGCCTTGGTAAACGGGCGCCATGGGTCTGCACTGGCGGTAACCATCCTGGCGGGCGCGAACCTGGGCTTTCTGCTCTTTAACTTTAATCCCGCATCTATCTTTCTCGGCGACTCTGGAAGCCTGTTCATAGGGTTCATGCTGAGTGGGCTGGTGATGTCGGAATCTGGGCAGCAATCCAATCCATGGCATTCCATCCTCGTACCGATAATTTCGCTCGCTTTGCCGCTCACTGACCTGGCCCTTACGATAGTGCGGCGCTATCTTTCTGGGCATTCTCTCTTTGGCGCTGACCGTGGGCATATCCATCACAAACTTCTGGAACTGGGGCTAAGCCAACGTCAGGTTATTGCGATTCTGTATGGCGTTTCTGCTCTATTCGCGGTGATGAGCCTGACCTTTATTTATCCGTCCCGGCTGGTCGCAGTACCGGTGGTGGCGATCATGGTTTTGTTTCTCTTTTTCGGAATTCGCCGTCTGAATTATCAGGAATTCGGCGAACTGCAGAGGTTTGCACTCCGGCTGCGGCAGCAAAAGCAGGTCGCGGCATCCAACATTGCATTGCACAAAGCGGCAGACCGGCTGGAAGCCGCCAATGGCACTCCGGCGATTGTCGCGGTGCTCGAAAATTGTCTGCTCTCAGAATTCGACAGCTTCAAAATCATCCTCGATCCGGGATACTGGCTGACTCTTGATGATCAGCCGACCAGAGCGCTTGAGAGATCCTGGTCGTTGCATGGCCAGCAAGACAAACTGGTGCTCATGATGGACCTGGTAACGTCGGAATATGGGAAGATCGGACGTCTTTTCCTGGTACACAACTCGGGCAAGCGGCTGCTGGTCGACTCAAGTCTGTTGCAGGACGAGTTTCGGCGCGCCTTGGGATATGCACTGGAACATTGCATTATCCATACGTCCGCAGATGAGGCGCATAGCAAAAGCATGGCCTACCACGCCTGA
- a CDS encoding NF038129 family PEP-CTERM protein, whose amino-acid sequence MIFKAWSIRNGCLLAVLFVMGGLVHADTLVTVTMDTSQLVGHPAGPFYLAFQLTDGSGAGNSSTMAVLSNFQFGGGASSGSPTLMGGASGDINSSVTLSDSSFLNFFSQQFTPGSTLTFTLSLTGSVEAGSTPDHFAFSILDQAFKAMPTKGGLFFDVFLAIDLDSPNPTLQTFASDPQRLPVAGGTAVATGQPQVVAIDGIPPTSTVGLSPLPNTNGWNNSDVTVNFSAIDNSGGSGVRQLNISATGAQPIASTIIAASSAFATVFTEGITNFSFFATDLASNVEPAHTLTVKLDKTPPSITGARIPVANLNGWNNTNVAVSFACSDALSGLASDSPPASTVLTSEGANQQVTGTCQDLAGNVASATAGGINIDKTPPALSGLPAANCILWPPNHNFVTVTTISAADLLSGMSSFSVTGTSSEPMDPNNPDIIITGSGLGPRTVQLRADRLGTANGRIYTITSTATDAAGNVVNVDSTCAVPHDQAP is encoded by the coding sequence ATGATTTTTAAGGCTTGGTCAATTCGCAATGGCTGTCTCTTGGCGGTTTTGTTCGTCATGGGCGGCCTTGTTCACGCCGACACGCTCGTCACGGTGACAATGGACACGTCGCAATTAGTCGGTCATCCCGCCGGTCCGTTTTACCTGGCTTTTCAGCTCACGGATGGAAGTGGCGCGGGAAACAGCAGCACCATGGCTGTCCTCAGTAATTTCCAGTTTGGCGGCGGCGCATCTTCCGGAAGCCCGACATTGATGGGAGGGGCTAGCGGAGACATTAACTCGTCCGTAACTCTGTCCGATTCCAGCTTCCTGAATTTTTTCAGCCAGCAATTCACTCCGGGAAGCACGCTAACATTCACCCTGTCCCTCACCGGAAGCGTCGAAGCGGGAAGTACACCGGACCATTTCGCGTTCTCCATCCTGGACCAGGCTTTTAAGGCGATGCCTACGAAAGGCGGCTTGTTCTTTGACGTCTTCCTGGCAATCGACCTGGACTCACCGAATCCGACTCTACAGACGTTCGCCAGCGATCCCCAGCGTCTGCCAGTGGCCGGCGGGACCGCGGTGGCAACTGGGCAGCCTCAAGTCGTTGCCATCGATGGAATTCCTCCGACAAGCACTGTAGGTCTTTCTCCGCTACCCAACACCAACGGGTGGAACAACAGTGATGTAACGGTAAATTTCAGCGCCATAGATAACTCAGGCGGCTCGGGCGTACGGCAACTTAACATCAGCGCTACAGGCGCGCAGCCGATCGCAAGCACCATCATTGCCGCAAGCTCCGCCTTTGCAACTGTCTTCACTGAAGGTATTACGAACTTCAGCTTCTTTGCCACTGATCTCGCGAGCAATGTTGAGCCCGCGCATACACTTACAGTCAAACTCGACAAGACTCCACCTTCAATAACAGGCGCACGTATTCCCGTCGCAAATCTGAACGGCTGGAACAACACCAACGTCGCAGTAAGCTTTGCCTGTTCTGACGCCCTTTCCGGCCTGGCTTCGGACAGTCCTCCTGCGTCGACGGTACTGACTTCCGAGGGCGCGAACCAGCAGGTTACGGGCACATGCCAGGACTTGGCGGGCAATGTGGCTTCGGCGACGGCTGGCGGTATCAATATAGACAAGACACCGCCGGCGCTTTCCGGGTTGCCGGCCGCGAATTGTATACTCTGGCCACCGAACCATAATTTCGTCACGGTAACAACCATCTCGGCCGCCGATCTGCTCTCAGGGATGAGTTCATTTAGCGTGACAGGTACCAGTAGCGAGCCAATGGATCCGAACAATCCTGACATCATTATTACCGGAAGCGGTCTGGGGCCGCGGACCGTTCAGTTGAGGGCTGATCGTCTGGGCACCGCAAACGGGCGGATTTACACCATTACGAGCACGGCCACCGACGCTGCGGGGAACGTGGTAAACGTTGACAGCACCTGCGCCGTGCCCCACGATCAGGCACCTTAG